A stretch of DNA from Perca fluviatilis chromosome 15, GENO_Pfluv_1.0, whole genome shotgun sequence:
CATGCCATCCCATAAGATCACCGTGTCTATTTTAACAatcttctcttcctctgtccCATCAGGTCCACTGGGTGTTGTGCGTGCAGGAGAGCGTGCTGGACAGTGTCGTGGCCCGTCTCAGGCTCCGTATGGCAGGGATGAAGTGTGTGGCCCTGCACAGTGAGGGGGACAGGGTCCTGGTGGACACTGCAGTACAGGTCGCTCAGCAGCAGGGCGCCACGGTTAGTCAGAAACGCAAAGAAAACGTTGCTGTTTTAAAACGAAAACGGTCCCCGTTCTCGCTAGCAGCTTAGCCCAGTATTCAGAACTAATGTCCGTCCATAATATCACGCCTGAAAGCGCATCTCACAGACCATTCTCGTACACTGGGCACGCACATACCGGCAAGGCTGATATAAGGCTGCCGTCTCCGTTTCTGCTATGGCTGGTCTGATATGCTTTTGTGCGGATctgattctttcacgatacatgggttcCAAatggatttgtattgcgatttttcatttattgtgattctagaagtattgcgattcgatagtattgagtattgcgattttctttcccttcttttaacaaaaagaaaagttgaataatcaTGAGAcctttctaaaaactaattgttttctaaaaagaatgcacatcagtcagtctgacatttatttaatttgtaaagaagtacataacatgaATTTACTGCTTTcagtctgttttgctggaaacggatataATGTAGTTGCCGTCAGCGGTACCGTATAAACTGGCTGAATCCAGGcgtgattctaggatcagacctttagggggctcagcccctaataacagtgtgacacggatacagaaGATAAAAAAAGTATCTCTTGTAtcgctaaatcagtaatttcactggataacaatgaatatatgtatttattattataacagaggataaatgcaaaatattgaACATATGGAAAAACTACAAAAGTCCCTTTTATGGATTACCAGAAtcaaatgtaataaaaacaataaataaataaaaaataaaaccttccTTGGCTGGGTTACAGGTGCCTAGCATTGGCGACtgcgacacaggatattaaacctgtttctttgaacctgtaattgtttgccctctgtcactaacagacaagttggcaaactctaacttgaagcactaaaactgattaaaaaaaaaaaaaaagccccccttaaaagggtctaaaatcgccactAGCTgaatcattgaaaaaaaaaaaaagattctagGGACAAGAATTGATTCTAAAAATCAATTCTGCCCGTCCAGGCTTAAAGGGGAACAACCACAGAGTAAAACGGGGGGTCAACAGCATTTCCAAACATCTCCGTTTTAGGGTCTCGGAAATGCCAGAGTAGTGTGGATGCAAAggcgtaaacgtagcaaaagatgtGCGTTAAAATCAGTGTGGATGTAGTCTGACAGTAGAGTTAGTTCACACTATGACTATaacttatatttatttacttattttttctctctctggtcCCCAGTTGGTTCAGTCCTGCGCTGCCCCCCCTTCAGGTGCTCAGTACCCTCCCACAGTGCTCTGCGGGGCGGCCCCCTCCTCTCCATTTGTGGTCAGCCCCTCCCCTGGACCACTGCTGCCACTCATGACATTCAGAAGCAACACCGAGGCAGTGACCCTGGGTAAGGAAGCCTCTGTGGATGGAGATGCATGAGTGAAGATACAGCAGCTGTCTGACTTTGGACAGTTAAGTTACCTTCGATGAATATGATCAGTTCTCCTACAGCGCTTTGTGAGAGACATGCtaaacatattattattattattattattattatattattattattattaaagctaCTAGGACAGCACTCCAATTTGATAGTTTATTGCCACACAACGGACGTTTCGGGCAGCGAAACGTCCTACagtgacatgttgacatgtcactgtaggaaaagcacaggtgtattcacaaccattactgatggctgtattccacttaggagaggccctggtgttgttcatgctgactcactgaaacagcttactgggacacttgatggaactgagccatcgttaaggttatcaatttcagctgtgcttttcttactatgacaagtcaagaTGTCTGCtatgaaaaaggtccatactaCCCACACAGGTGGAGTTAATTATACAACCAATACTGCCCACACAGGTGGAGTTAATTATACAACCAATACTGCCCACACAGGTGGGTTTAATTATACAACCAATACTACCCACACAGGTGGAGTTAATTATACAACCAATACTACCCACACAAGTGGAGTTAATTATACAACCAATACTACCCACACAAGTGGAGTTAATTATACAACCAATACTACCCACACAGGTGGAGTTAATTATACAACCAATACTACCCACACAGGTGGAGTTAATTATACAACCAATACTACCCACAGAGGTGGAGTTAATTATACAACCAATACTACCCACACAGGTGGGTTTAATTATAAAACCAATTCTACCCACAGAGGTGGAGTTAATTATACAACCAATACTGCCCACACAAGTGGAGTTAATTATACAACCAATACTACCCACACAGGTGGAGTTAATTATACAACCAATACTACCCACACAGGTGGAGTTAATTATACAACCAATACTACCCACACAGGTGGGTTTAATTATAAAACCAATACTACCCACACAGGTGGGTTTAATTATACAACCAATACTACCCACACAGGTGGGTTTAATTATAAAACCAATACTACCCACACAGGTGGGTTTAATTATACAACCAATACTACCCACAGAGGTGGAGTTAATTATACAACCAATACTACCCACACAGGTGGGTTTAATTATAAAACCAATACTACCCACACAGGTGGGTTTAATTATACAACCAATACTACCCACACAGGTGGAGTTAATTATACAACCAATACTACCCACACAGGTGGGTTTAATTATAAAACCAATACTACCCACAGAGGTGGAGTTAATTATACAACCAATACTACCCACACAGGTGGGTTTAATTATAAAACCAATACTACCCACAGAGGTGGAGTTAATTATACAACCAATACTACCCACACAGGTGGAGTTAATTATACAACCAATACTACCCACACAGGTGGGTTTAATTATAAAACCAATACTACCCACAGAGGTGGAGTTAATTATACAACCAATACTACCCCCAAAGGTGGGTTTAATTATACAACCAATACTACCCACACAGGTAGAGTTAATTATACAACCAATACTACCCACACAGGTGGGTTTAATTATAGAACCAATACTACCCACAAAGGTGGGTTTAATTATACAACCAATACTACCCACACAGGtgggtttaaaggtcccatggcatgaaaatgtcactttatgaggttttttaacattaatatgcgttcccccagcctgcctatggtcccccagtggcttgaaatggcgataggtgtaaaccgagccctgggtatcctgctctgcctttgagaaaatgaaagctcagatgggccaatctggaatcttctccttatgaggtcataatgagcaaggttacctcccctttctctgctttgcccgcccagagaatttggcccacccatgagagagaggcatcatggctttcaaacgagcaaagtgccagttggtcaaggccgcacccccaccctccacctcgccccccctctctcctcctcaatagcaacagacacagaaatggcacatcctaaggaaagctcattgtaggactggctctagtggctgtaattctgcagcaaggctgaatttcgggaaagagacttcagatacagttttaggggaccactaaggtctatataaaagcatccaaagagcaccatgt
This window harbors:
- the LOC120575027 gene encoding uncharacterized protein YBL113C-like isoform X2 encodes the protein MSAMKKVHTTHTGGVNYTTNTAHTGGVNYTTNTAHTGGFNYTTNTTHTGGVNYTTNTTHTSGVNYTTNTTHTSGVNYTTNTTHTGGVNYTTNTTHTGGVNYTTNTTHRGGVNYTTNTTHTGGFNYKTNSTHRGGVNYTTNTAHTSGVNYTTNTTHTGGVNYTTNTTHTGGVNYTTNTTHTGGFNYKTNTTHTGGFNYTTNTTHTGGFNYKTNTTHTGGFNYTTNTTHRGGVNYTTNTTHTGGFNYKTNTTHTGGFNYTTNTTHTGGFNYTTNTTHTGRVNYTTNTTHTGGFNYRTNTTHKGGFNYTTNTTHTGGFKGPMA
- the LOC120575027 gene encoding uncharacterized protein YBL113C-like isoform X1 gives rise to the protein MSAMKKVHTTHTGGVNYTTNTAHTGGFNYTTNTTHTGGVNYTTNTTHTSGVNYTTNTTHTSGVNYTTNTTHTGGVNYTTNTTHTGGVNYTTNTTHRGGVNYTTNTTHTGGFNYKTNSTHRGGVNYTTNTAHTSGVNYTTNTTHTGGVNYTTNTTHTGGVNYTTNTTHTGGFNYKTNTTHTGGFNYTTNTTHTGGFNYKTNTTHTGGFNYTTNTTHRGGVNYTTNTTHTGGFNYKTNTTHTGGFNYTTNTTHTGGVNYTTNTTHTGGFNYKTNTTHRGGVNYTTNTTHTGGFNYKTNTTHRGGVNYTTNTTHTGGVNYTTNTTHTGGFNYKTNTTHRGGVNYTTNTTPKGGFNYTTNTTHTGRVNYTTNTTHTGGFNYRTNTTHKGGFNYTTNTTHTGGFKGPMA